A window of the Dyadobacter pollutisoli genome harbors these coding sequences:
- a CDS encoding DUF5916 domain-containing protein, producing MQRNFILTPIIFCLIVFQSLAQKPNENYQYHIHTATSPLTIDGVADDIAWSATETAKDFFMITPMDTSFSRAQTDVKMCYDKNNLYILVINYKPIKGSIIVESLKRDFAFGKNDNFLLFMDTFDDKTNGFSFGANAAGAPWDGQQGDGGTVDLSWDNKWVSSVKNDDDKWVWEAAIPFKSIRYKPGITRWGINFSRQDLTISEKSSWAPVPRQFPSASLAYTGVLVWDVPPPNPGPNISVIPYFATRLTKDHQKDTPTKYKPTVGGDVKIGLTPSLNLDLTVNPDFSQVDVDVQQTNLDRFELFFPERRQFFLENADLFANFGYATIRPFFSRRIGLGVPIQFGARMSGKINKNWRIGVLDVQTGSPDSLTPRNNYAVFALQRQLLARSNVRFIFVNKDATNYSLDRHGSANRYNRNIGAEFNLASSKNLWTGKVMFLKSFTPGKSSDDFTHAADLKFTKANFSWQWQHEYVGKNYNAEVGYVPNAVRLGYYKISPNVAYLFFVKSPKIISHGPKLISNVYWDKKFDLSDREFILSYNLNFINRATVAVWGSSNYVRLLRPFDPTNLGVGTLPTGSEHNWKAAGFDIVSGPQNRLTYAASGIFGGYYQNGHRNNLRAELGYRVQPYVAITMAGNYNDIRLPEPWKRTQLWLVGPRVDVTFTNSLFFTTFMQYNNQADNINLNARLQWRYKPASDLFIVYTDNYLPENFRVKNRAIVLKFTYWWNL from the coding sequence GTGCAACGTAATTTTATCCTAACCCCAATCATTTTCTGTTTAATCGTTTTTCAAAGTTTAGCTCAGAAACCCAACGAAAATTATCAATACCACATCCACACCGCCACTTCCCCGCTGACCATTGACGGCGTTGCGGACGACATTGCATGGTCTGCCACGGAAACTGCAAAAGATTTTTTCATGATTACCCCGATGGACACCAGCTTCTCGCGTGCACAGACGGACGTGAAGATGTGCTATGATAAAAACAACCTCTACATCCTGGTTATTAACTACAAACCCATCAAAGGATCGATCATTGTCGAGTCTCTGAAACGCGACTTTGCTTTTGGGAAAAATGATAATTTTCTCCTTTTCATGGACACTTTCGACGATAAGACAAACGGCTTTTCGTTCGGTGCCAATGCGGCTGGCGCTCCCTGGGACGGCCAGCAGGGCGATGGAGGAACTGTTGACCTGAGCTGGGACAATAAATGGGTCAGCTCGGTAAAAAATGATGATGATAAATGGGTTTGGGAGGCTGCTATTCCTTTCAAAAGCATCCGTTATAAGCCGGGTATCACGCGCTGGGGAATTAATTTCAGCCGCCAGGACCTTACTATTTCGGAAAAATCGTCCTGGGCTCCTGTCCCCAGGCAGTTTCCTTCGGCCTCGCTTGCATACACAGGTGTACTTGTTTGGGATGTTCCGCCACCGAATCCAGGGCCCAATATTTCCGTGATCCCATACTTTGCGACCCGCCTGACGAAAGACCATCAAAAGGATACCCCTACCAAATATAAGCCTACCGTTGGAGGTGATGTTAAAATCGGGCTAACCCCTTCGCTGAACCTGGATTTGACGGTAAACCCGGATTTTTCACAGGTTGATGTGGACGTTCAGCAGACGAACCTGGATCGCTTTGAATTGTTTTTCCCGGAGCGTCGTCAGTTTTTTCTCGAAAACGCTGACCTTTTCGCCAACTTCGGGTACGCTACCATTCGGCCTTTTTTCTCCCGTCGCATTGGTTTGGGGGTACCCATTCAGTTTGGCGCACGCATGAGCGGGAAGATCAATAAAAACTGGCGTATCGGTGTGCTGGATGTACAAACGGGTTCTCCCGACAGTTTGACTCCGAGAAATAACTATGCGGTTTTTGCATTGCAGAGACAATTATTGGCCCGTTCCAATGTCCGGTTTATTTTTGTTAATAAAGACGCTACCAACTATTCCCTGGACAGGCACGGTTCTGCTAATCGTTATAACCGTAACATTGGGGCGGAATTCAACCTTGCCAGTTCCAAAAACCTGTGGACGGGCAAGGTAATGTTCCTGAAATCATTCACCCCCGGCAAATCTTCTGACGATTTCACGCACGCGGCTGACCTTAAATTTACCAAAGCAAATTTCTCGTGGCAATGGCAGCACGAGTATGTGGGCAAAAACTATAATGCAGAAGTGGGTTACGTTCCCAATGCTGTCCGCCTGGGATATTACAAGATCAGTCCCAATGTTGCCTATCTTTTCTTTGTCAAATCACCGAAAATCATCAGCCACGGCCCCAAGCTGATCAGTAATGTGTATTGGGATAAAAAATTCGACCTGAGCGACCGCGAGTTTATTCTTTCTTACAACCTGAATTTTATCAACCGGGCCACGGTAGCTGTCTGGGGTTCCAGCAACTATGTACGTCTTTTGCGTCCGTTTGACCCGACTAACCTCGGCGTGGGCACCTTACCTACCGGCAGCGAGCACAACTGGAAAGCAGCCGGGTTTGATATCGTCTCCGGCCCGCAAAACCGTCTTACCTATGCAGCATCCGGGATATTTGGAGGGTATTATCAGAACGGGCACCGCAATAACCTGCGCGCCGAGCTGGGTTACCGCGTACAACCTTACGTAGCGATCACGATGGCTGGTAATTACAATGATATCCGCTTGCCGGAGCCGTGGAAACGCACGCAGCTTTGGTTGGTTGGCCCTCGTGTCGATGTTACATTTACGAACAGTCTGTTCTTTACCACATTCATGCAGTACAACAATCAGGCTGACAACATCAACCTGAATGCGCGTCTGCAATGGCGGTACAAGCCTGCGTCGGACTTATTCATTGTATACACAGACAACTACCTGCCCGAAAATTTCAGGGTCAAAAACCGTGCGATCGTGTTGAAATTCACCTACTGGTGGAACCTGTAA
- the ccsA gene encoding cytochrome c biogenesis protein CcsA: protein MIHSTIGNTGHLLVIVAFVTALVATYAYFKAGMAGGTIEDTLTWKRFARIVFYFHVAAVLGVVFSLYWIIGNHYFEYHYAWKNSSLSLPTGYTISSFWQDQEGSFLLWIFWNVILGTVLIFSNRSWEAPVMTVFALVQAFLTSMILGVVIPGLDLKIGSTPFLLLKEVMPDLPVYKMDPNFIPKDGNGLNPLLQNYWMVIHPPTLFLGFATTLIPFSFAIAGLWTKKIQEWIRPALPWALFSAMILGIGILMGAYWAYETLNFGSYWNWDPVENSSIVPWLVLVAAVHTMIIGRKNATALKTSFILTIATFILILYSTFMTRSGVLGNASVHSFTDLGLSGQLLIYLLTFTIVAIGLLVYRWKSLPNDEEEVSTYSQEFWIFIGATLLCLSGFQILATTSIPVYNKIAEAFGTVLNMALPADQVAHYNKFQLWFFSLIIVLTGIGQFFWWKRVGKGKLQALYNPLLIALLISAAVITFKGVKDIQYIVLLTTAIFAVVANGTILLNIIRGNYNLSGGAITHIGVALMLIGILFSSAYTRVVSINNSGLMISRSEEFTSNDNKENKENITLWLNKAEKMGDYMLTWRDVRVEPRHIPGYIPKSWVDIVEGDFHAVALKDIVLDGKKYNSKGDTIEIFPENFYYEIEYREPSGRIFTLFPRVQINPRMGGIVSSPDIQRKVDKDLYTYVSMVTNPNAEPVWSQTENFTVNLRDTFFVNDYVAILDNVVRTEQVEGVTLGAGDAAVKAIIRVLDKDKEFVITPSFVIRDRMVARKPEVSNELGMRIQFQEINPQTGQFSFSVNTTQRDFIVMKATEKPLINILWLGTFVLVIGFIMATVRRFKDFVKMRNKESQPAGQRKVKPKVQTV, encoded by the coding sequence ATGATTCACAGCACGATTGGAAATACAGGGCACCTGCTGGTAATTGTCGCATTTGTAACCGCTCTCGTGGCAACCTATGCCTATTTCAAAGCTGGAATGGCAGGTGGCACGATTGAAGATACCCTCACTTGGAAGCGTTTTGCAAGGATCGTATTCTATTTTCACGTTGCAGCAGTGCTTGGCGTCGTCTTCTCGCTGTACTGGATCATTGGCAATCATTATTTTGAATACCACTACGCCTGGAAAAATTCGTCCCTGTCGCTCCCGACCGGCTATACCATTTCCAGTTTCTGGCAGGATCAGGAAGGTAGTTTTCTTTTGTGGATCTTCTGGAATGTAATATTGGGTACCGTGCTCATTTTTTCAAATCGGTCGTGGGAAGCACCGGTAATGACCGTTTTTGCATTGGTACAAGCCTTTTTGACCTCCATGATACTGGGTGTAGTCATTCCTGGCCTGGACCTGAAAATTGGTTCTACACCATTCCTTTTGCTGAAAGAAGTAATGCCGGACCTGCCTGTTTACAAGATGGATCCGAATTTTATTCCAAAAGACGGAAATGGTCTAAACCCGTTATTACAAAACTATTGGATGGTAATCCACCCTCCTACGCTATTCCTCGGCTTCGCTACCACGCTGATCCCGTTCTCATTTGCTATTGCAGGTCTTTGGACCAAGAAAATTCAAGAATGGATACGCCCGGCATTGCCATGGGCATTGTTTTCGGCCATGATTCTGGGTATTGGTATTTTGATGGGTGCCTACTGGGCCTACGAAACGCTTAACTTCGGTAGCTACTGGAACTGGGATCCCGTTGAAAACTCATCGATCGTGCCCTGGCTGGTTTTAGTTGCTGCGGTTCATACCATGATCATCGGGCGGAAAAACGCGACAGCATTAAAAACGTCGTTTATACTGACCATTGCCACATTTATACTGATCCTGTACTCGACATTCATGACGAGGAGCGGTGTATTGGGAAATGCCTCTGTACACTCGTTTACGGATTTGGGGCTTTCCGGTCAGTTGCTGATTTACCTGCTGACATTCACCATTGTAGCCATCGGTTTGCTTGTATATCGCTGGAAAAGCCTTCCTAATGATGAAGAAGAGGTTTCGACCTACTCTCAGGAATTCTGGATTTTTATTGGGGCCACATTGCTTTGCCTATCTGGCTTCCAGATTCTGGCAACCACCTCCATTCCGGTTTATAACAAGATCGCCGAAGCATTCGGTACTGTCCTGAACATGGCTTTGCCAGCGGATCAGGTAGCGCATTACAATAAATTCCAGCTGTGGTTTTTCTCACTGATCATCGTTTTGACAGGTATCGGACAGTTTTTCTGGTGGAAAAGAGTTGGTAAAGGCAAGTTGCAGGCATTGTACAATCCTCTGCTGATCGCATTGCTGATTAGCGCGGCGGTCATTACCTTCAAAGGCGTAAAGGACATTCAGTACATCGTGCTGCTGACAACCGCGATCTTTGCTGTGGTGGCCAACGGAACGATTTTGCTCAATATTATTCGCGGAAATTATAACCTTTCTGGCGGGGCGATCACACACATTGGTGTAGCCCTGATGCTGATCGGTATCCTCTTTTCTTCTGCCTATACGAGGGTTGTCTCGATCAATAACTCAGGCTTGATGATTTCCCGCAGCGAGGAATTCACCAGCAACGATAATAAAGAAAATAAGGAGAACATCACGCTTTGGCTGAATAAAGCTGAGAAAATGGGCGACTACATGCTCACCTGGCGTGATGTCCGTGTAGAACCGCGCCACATTCCCGGGTACATTCCAAAAAGCTGGGTGGACATTGTGGAAGGCGATTTTCACGCTGTTGCATTGAAAGACATTGTACTTGACGGCAAGAAATACAATTCGAAAGGCGATACCATCGAGATTTTCCCTGAAAACTTCTACTACGAGATCGAATACCGTGAACCGTCGGGCAGGATTTTCACATTGTTCCCACGAGTGCAGATCAACCCGAGAATGGGCGGCATCGTCTCTTCGCCGGACATTCAGCGCAAAGTGGATAAGGACTTGTACACTTATGTTTCCATGGTTACCAATCCAAATGCAGAACCAGTTTGGAGCCAGACGGAAAATTTCACCGTTAACCTGCGCGACACATTCTTTGTGAATGACTATGTGGCCATTCTGGACAATGTGGTAAGGACTGAACAGGTTGAAGGTGTTACGCTTGGAGCAGGCGACGCGGCAGTAAAAGCCATAATCCGCGTTCTTGACAAGGACAAGGAATTCGTTATTACGCCTTCTTTTGTGATCCGCGACCGCATGGTAGCCCGCAAGCCTGAGGTAAGCAATGAACTGGGCATGCGTATTCAGTTTCAGGAAATCAATCCGCAGACCGGGCAGTTCTCTTTCTCCGTCAACACCACGCAGCGAGATTTTATTGTCATGAAAGCGACCGAAAAACCACTCATTAACATCCTCTGGCTTGGTACTTTCGTGCTGGTCATTGGCTTTATCATGGCTACGGTAAGGCGTTTCAAAGACTTTGTAAAAATGAGAAACAAAGAAAGCCAGCCGGCTGGGCAGCGTAAGGTAAAACCAAAAGTCCAGACTGTCTGA
- a CDS encoding DUF3817 domain-containing protein: MISTLIKSALGRLRIVAFLEGVSYLILLGIAMPLKYIVGIPQAVRVVGMAHGVLFVLFVILLIQVATERSWTFKKSFLSFLSSLVPFGTFYADAKWFRS, translated from the coding sequence ATGATTTCCACCTTAATAAAATCTGCACTCGGTCGTCTCCGGATCGTCGCGTTTCTTGAAGGCGTTTCCTACCTCATTCTTTTGGGCATCGCGATGCCGTTAAAATATATCGTGGGTATTCCTCAGGCGGTCCGAGTCGTCGGAATGGCCCACGGCGTGCTATTCGTTTTGTTTGTCATTTTACTCATTCAGGTGGCTACTGAAAGAAGCTGGACATTCAAAAAATCATTCCTGTCGTTCCTTTCTTCACTGGTTCCGTTCGGTACATTTTATGCCGATGCCAAGTGGTTTAGAAGCTAA
- a CDS encoding leucine-rich repeat domain-containing protein: MKAIVSALICLCLHNTYAQIRVLSVKNVAKEGVNNVALANDYERGNTAAVKEVMNKFSEVVASAFPKDPRPGISIFTQFYLNASGSVDYLIFDVRTGEGYNKDSLDEHSKMAFLAGFENWKVTKSPGRKFSVTSFQNIGKQPVIREVRRGDSSVVDLKSALVFHDTLKVKRLYLNQLELKTLPDVIYRFPNLEELYLGGNELKAVNINMQRLSKLTQLHLQGNQLTNSSFEISPNKTLALLNLKENKFDDIPNVVRESKKLAVLWLGGNPLSALSSRSFRKLKQVRDLNFYKSDIAVLPKGIKKMKNLEVLDLYYNKLEQLPNSIVRLKRLTHFAVSNNQLTSLPKKIDKLKNVHTFYAHHNHLSKLPERIVKMQKLKIMDLGYNWFTTFPAELTAFVNLQELDLSSNNFPDFPEQLLNIKRLDKLYLRGNPFLKEDAEKRYNQQLGLLKNKNIEVFY, from the coding sequence ATGAAAGCTATTGTATCTGCATTAATCTGTTTGTGCTTGCATAACACCTATGCGCAAATCAGGGTTTTATCCGTAAAAAACGTTGCGAAAGAAGGTGTAAACAATGTCGCGCTTGCGAATGACTATGAGCGGGGGAATACCGCTGCGGTTAAAGAAGTAATGAACAAGTTCAGTGAGGTTGTTGCTTCTGCATTCCCAAAAGATCCCAGGCCCGGGATATCGATCTTTACCCAATTTTACTTGAATGCATCCGGTAGCGTCGACTACCTCATTTTTGATGTAAGGACAGGTGAGGGATACAACAAAGATTCATTGGATGAGCATTCAAAAATGGCCTTTCTAGCAGGTTTTGAAAACTGGAAAGTGACCAAATCACCCGGCAGAAAGTTCTCGGTAACCTCCTTCCAAAACATCGGCAAACAGCCCGTTATCCGCGAGGTGCGGCGTGGAGACAGTTCGGTAGTGGATCTGAAATCTGCATTGGTATTTCACGATACATTGAAAGTGAAGCGGCTATATTTGAACCAACTGGAATTGAAGACATTACCGGACGTTATTTACAGATTTCCTAATCTGGAAGAGTTGTATTTAGGGGGTAATGAACTCAAAGCGGTGAATATCAATATGCAGCGACTGAGTAAACTAACGCAGCTTCATTTACAGGGAAACCAACTAACGAATAGTAGTTTTGAGATTTCGCCCAATAAGACATTGGCATTGTTAAATCTGAAAGAAAATAAATTCGATGACATTCCAAATGTGGTGCGAGAGTCTAAAAAACTCGCGGTACTTTGGCTTGGTGGCAATCCGTTGTCTGCTTTGTCCAGCCGCAGTTTTCGTAAGTTAAAGCAAGTGCGCGATCTTAATTTTTACAAATCTGACATTGCAGTTTTGCCAAAAGGAATTAAAAAAATGAAGAATCTGGAAGTGCTGGATTTGTATTACAATAAATTGGAACAGCTGCCGAACTCCATTGTTCGCCTGAAAAGACTAACCCATTTCGCTGTCTCAAATAATCAATTGACAAGCTTACCAAAAAAAATTGACAAACTTAAAAACGTACATACGTTCTACGCACATCATAACCACCTAAGCAAGCTTCCGGAAAGAATCGTTAAAATGCAAAAGCTCAAAATTATGGATCTTGGCTATAACTGGTTTACCACTTTCCCGGCGGAGCTGACTGCGTTTGTCAACTTGCAGGAACTCGATCTGTCTTCCAATAATTTCCCTGATTTTCCGGAGCAGCTGCTTAATATAAAACGCCTCGACAAGCTGTATCTCAGAGGGAACCCATTTCTGAAAGAGGATGCTGAAAAACGGTATAATCAGCAGCTGGGTCTTCTGAAAAACAAGAATATCGAGGTGTTTTACTGA
- a CDS encoding flavin monoamine oxidase family protein — protein sequence MNTITQLSSRREFLRQSALLAGSAIVSANAFGNIQIGKKTKVIVIGGGFAGLAAAYALRKKNVDVTVIESRNRLGGRVFSHVIDPVQNLTVELGAEWVGNSHTRIRELCDEFKLELLNNQFDTHLIYKNQYSKTTDWDFSDDWKGKFKVLLKQYQTMTDQDKLHLDQMDWWRYLVNNGCEGKDLILRELLDSTDFGESIRHVSAFIALATFAESSEKNEMDLKIKNGNAQLAKKLAEQIGQENIFTGHKVTKIEQKENVIVHCENGKTFEADKLICAIPTFAIKNIQWEPGMPDEKTRALNELQYARINKNALLFNKRFWEAENFDMITDQVPHYFYHATKNQPSAKGVLISYTIGEKAELIANQNDEWRKEMIHQTLNPFFGDVRGMLQSQANYYWGTDNISQGAYAMYGINQWHTTRPALQKPFLHTHFAGEHLADWQGFMEGALVSGETAALEVIGA from the coding sequence ATGAACACTATCACTCAACTCAGCTCCCGGAGAGAATTTCTTCGCCAGTCCGCACTACTAGCCGGCAGCGCCATTGTATCAGCCAATGCATTCGGTAACATTCAAATCGGCAAAAAAACAAAAGTTATCGTTATTGGCGGCGGTTTCGCAGGACTTGCGGCAGCTTACGCACTCCGCAAAAAGAATGTAGACGTAACTGTAATAGAGTCTCGCAACAGGTTGGGTGGCCGGGTGTTTTCACACGTCATTGACCCTGTCCAAAACCTGACCGTGGAACTCGGCGCTGAATGGGTGGGAAATTCTCATACCCGCATTCGTGAGCTATGTGATGAGTTTAAATTAGAGCTGCTCAACAATCAGTTTGACACACATCTTATTTATAAAAATCAATATTCAAAGACCACCGACTGGGACTTCTCGGACGACTGGAAAGGTAAATTCAAGGTACTTTTAAAGCAGTACCAAACCATGACCGACCAGGACAAGCTGCATCTGGATCAAATGGACTGGTGGCGGTATCTGGTGAATAATGGCTGCGAGGGAAAGGACCTCATTCTTCGTGAACTACTCGACAGCACCGATTTTGGAGAAAGTATCAGGCACGTTTCCGCATTCATTGCCCTGGCCACATTTGCTGAAAGCAGTGAGAAAAATGAAATGGACCTCAAAATCAAAAATGGTAATGCCCAGCTTGCCAAAAAACTGGCCGAACAGATTGGTCAGGAGAACATTTTCACCGGTCACAAAGTCACCAAAATTGAACAAAAAGAAAATGTGATTGTCCACTGTGAAAATGGCAAGACTTTCGAAGCCGACAAACTGATCTGCGCGATCCCGACATTTGCCATTAAAAACATTCAATGGGAACCCGGCATGCCTGACGAAAAAACCCGGGCCTTGAATGAGCTGCAATATGCCCGGATCAATAAAAATGCGCTGCTGTTCAATAAGAGGTTCTGGGAAGCTGAAAACTTTGACATGATCACCGATCAGGTACCTCATTATTTCTACCACGCCACTAAAAATCAGCCCTCTGCAAAAGGCGTGCTGATTTCATATACAATCGGCGAAAAGGCCGAACTGATAGCCAATCAAAATGACGAGTGGCGCAAAGAAATGATCCATCAGACGCTTAATCCATTCTTTGGTGACGTGCGCGGCATGCTGCAATCCCAGGCAAATTACTACTGGGGCACCGACAATATTTCACAAGGTGCTTACGCGATGTATGGCATCAATCAATGGCATACCACCAGGCCCGCTTTGCAAAAACCCTTCCTCCACACACACTTCGCCGGCGAACATCTGGCCGACTGGCAGGGATTTATGGAAGGGGCTTTGGTCTCCGGTGAAACGGCGGCCCTGGAAGTAATCGGCGCCTAA
- a CDS encoding TonB-dependent receptor, translating into MTRAFFTLIFTLSCVISFAQSLKVTGKVTDEKGEPLIGASVIEKGTNNGTTTDGGGNYALTVGFNNATLVVTYVGYNKIEREINGAGTQDFALTDATVLNQVTVVGSRNLNRSSADTPAPVDVIDIREVTTKQGQLDVNQLLQFAAPSFNSNRQTGSDGADHVDPASLRGLGPDQTLVLINGKRRHQSALVNLFGSRGRGNTGTDLNAIPAAAIERIEILRDGAAAQYGSDAIAGVINIVLKESVNQLTANVNAGIFKAKYRYDDKKYDGLNYNVNLNYGVKIAKKGFVNVTADYNFRDHTNRANTVDSEADLARRQFGDPKINNTAIYYNAKIPLGSNFQVYSFGGLNERSGDAYAWTRFPDDDRNIPSIYPNGFDPIITSKIKDRAVTVGVRGIWKSWDIDLSNTYGLNKFHFGVKNSLNRSFGALSQTSFDAGGFQLGQNVTNLNVTRFYKSVLQGLNLAFGAEYRTERYKIFAGERASYYNYDPTYPGGSQGFPGYSPADVTDNDRSNVGAYVDVEADITKKFLVDAALRFENYSDFGSTLNGKLGLRYKLTDALAIRGSASTGFRAPSLAQKYFNSTFTNFVNGQAVEVLLANNNSAVTKALGIPQLKQETSQNASLGITFTPASRLSVTVDGYYVKVKDRVVLTGQFSDDDEEIGDLLKALRVGKAQFFTNALSYTTTKGLDVIIAHSAPVGVGRLSTTLAANFNWMDLGPVNTSPKLAGKEDIYFDERERRFVLASAPPSKINLTFDYSVDKFSLMLRLIRFGEIKLANWDYEIDVYKPKMQTDLTLNYKVTKNFSISVGGSNILNVYPDKSLPALTESGGGWDPVQMGSNGAFFFTRLGFRF; encoded by the coding sequence ATGACCAGAGCTTTCTTTACACTCATTTTTACCCTCTCGTGCGTCATTTCGTTTGCTCAAAGCCTTAAAGTAACCGGCAAAGTAACCGATGAAAAAGGGGAGCCACTGATCGGCGCATCGGTAATCGAAAAGGGTACTAACAATGGAACAACCACGGATGGTGGAGGAAACTATGCATTAACGGTTGGGTTTAACAATGCGACGCTGGTCGTTACTTATGTGGGTTACAACAAAATTGAAAGAGAAATAAATGGTGCCGGGACGCAGGATTTTGCACTCACGGACGCCACGGTCCTTAACCAGGTGACAGTTGTCGGCTCACGAAATTTGAACAGATCATCTGCGGACACTCCGGCGCCAGTGGATGTGATCGATATTCGGGAAGTGACTACTAAGCAGGGCCAGCTCGATGTAAATCAGCTTCTTCAGTTCGCTGCCCCTTCATTTAATTCAAACCGTCAGACTGGTTCAGATGGTGCAGATCACGTCGATCCTGCCTCACTACGTGGCCTTGGGCCTGATCAGACATTGGTTTTGATCAATGGAAAACGGCGCCATCAATCTGCGTTGGTGAACCTTTTCGGCTCACGTGGCAGGGGAAACACCGGTACGGATTTGAATGCAATCCCGGCTGCTGCGATTGAAAGAATTGAGATTTTGAGAGACGGTGCCGCCGCTCAATACGGCTCGGATGCCATTGCGGGGGTTATTAACATCGTGTTGAAGGAATCCGTCAATCAGCTGACGGCGAATGTGAATGCAGGTATTTTTAAGGCAAAATACCGATATGACGATAAGAAATATGATGGCTTGAATTACAATGTAAATCTGAATTATGGTGTTAAAATCGCGAAAAAGGGATTTGTGAATGTAACGGCAGACTACAACTTCCGTGACCATACCAACCGCGCTAATACGGTTGATAGTGAGGCTGACCTGGCCCGGAGGCAATTCGGTGATCCTAAAATCAATAATACGGCTATTTACTACAATGCGAAAATTCCTCTGGGAAGCAATTTTCAGGTTTATAGTTTCGGCGGTTTGAATGAGCGTAGCGGTGACGCATACGCCTGGACGCGTTTTCCGGACGACGACCGGAACATTCCGTCTATTTACCCCAACGGGTTTGATCCGATTATTACCAGCAAGATCAAAGATCGTGCGGTAACCGTGGGTGTGCGGGGGATATGGAAGTCCTGGGACATTGATTTGAGTAATACTTATGGGCTCAATAAATTTCATTTTGGCGTCAAAAACTCATTGAACCGGTCATTCGGAGCGCTTTCTCAAACCAGTTTTGATGCCGGCGGTTTTCAATTAGGGCAAAATGTGACCAACCTGAATGTTACCCGTTTCTACAAGAGCGTTTTGCAAGGCCTTAACCTGGCTTTCGGTGCGGAGTACCGGACGGAGCGATACAAGATTTTCGCAGGTGAACGTGCCTCTTATTACAATTATGATCCTACTTATCCGGGTGGTTCACAGGGATTTCCGGGGTACAGCCCGGCTGACGTGACTGACAACGACCGCTCGAATGTAGGGGCTTATGTGGACGTGGAGGCTGATATTACCAAAAAGTTCCTCGTGGATGCTGCGTTGAGGTTTGAGAATTACAGCGATTTCGGGAGCACGTTGAATGGTAAATTGGGACTTCGATACAAGTTAACCGATGCTTTGGCGATCCGCGGATCGGCTAGTACGGGGTTCAGGGCGCCTTCGCTTGCGCAAAAATATTTCAACTCTACATTCACCAATTTCGTCAACGGGCAGGCTGTGGAGGTGCTGCTCGCCAATAACAACAGTGCGGTTACCAAGGCACTCGGTATCCCGCAATTGAAGCAGGAAACTTCCCAGAATGCGAGCCTGGGGATTACTTTTACGCCTGCGTCCCGGCTGTCGGTTACCGTGGACGGATATTACGTGAAAGTGAAAGACCGGGTCGTGTTGACAGGGCAGTTTAGCGATGACGACGAAGAAATCGGTGATTTGTTGAAGGCTTTAAGGGTAGGAAAGGCGCAGTTTTTTACCAATGCATTGTCATATACCACTACGAAAGGCCTGGACGTGATCATTGCGCATTCCGCTCCGGTAGGAGTAGGACGGCTTAGTACCACATTGGCTGCCAACTTCAACTGGATGGATCTGGGGCCTGTCAATACCAGCCCTAAGCTGGCTGGTAAGGAGGATATTTATTTTGATGAACGCGAACGCCGCTTCGTACTGGCATCTGCACCGCCCTCGAAAATCAACCTGACTTTTGACTACTCTGTGGATAAATTCAGCCTGATGCTTCGCTTGATCCGTTTTGGGGAAATCAAGCTGGCTAACTGGGACTATGAGATTGATGTTTACAAACCAAAAATGCAAACTGACCTGACGCTGAATTACAAGGTGACAAAAAACTTCTCGATTTCGGTGGGTGGCAGCAACATCCTGAATGTATATCCGGATAAGTCGCTGCCTGCTCTTACTGAATCTGGTGGCGGATGGGACCCTGTTCAAATGGGTAGCAATGGTGCCTTTTTCTTCACCAGGCTTGGCTTCCGCTTTTGA